One Sphaerisporangium krabiense DNA segment encodes these proteins:
- a CDS encoding NAD(P)-dependent oxidoreductase, translating to MAVLGMGHMGRAIALRLLGQGHQVTVWNRTPGKAADVARAGAAEASSPLGAARGADAALMSLSDDAAVLNVMRALIELEEDRDPPVIVDTSTVAPDTSRSLRDVAPGRRFLAAPVLGAPGAVGDGTASGLLGGERRLAETLEPVWASLFARHWYCGADPGNATTVKLLSNYQMMAGIAVVAEALAAAEAAGLDPRLLREVFFPLPTIAPALRDRLGRMLDGDHDGWFTTRLGAKDVRLLAETAESLGVVLPIARLVERRYEEAAAQGHRDDDITAVVELVRPREP from the coding sequence GTGGCCGTGCTGGGAATGGGACACATGGGCCGGGCGATCGCCCTGCGGCTGCTGGGGCAGGGGCACCAGGTCACCGTCTGGAACCGCACCCCCGGCAAGGCCGCGGACGTGGCGCGGGCGGGCGCCGCCGAGGCGTCCTCGCCGCTCGGGGCCGCGCGGGGCGCGGACGCCGCGCTGATGTCGCTGTCCGACGACGCCGCCGTCCTCAACGTCATGCGCGCGCTGATCGAGCTGGAGGAGGACCGGGACCCGCCGGTGATCGTGGACACCAGCACCGTGGCCCCGGACACCTCGCGGAGCCTGCGCGACGTCGCCCCCGGCCGCCGCTTCCTGGCCGCCCCCGTGCTCGGCGCTCCCGGAGCGGTCGGGGACGGCACCGCGTCCGGCCTGCTCGGAGGCGAGCGGCGGCTCGCCGAGACGCTGGAACCTGTCTGGGCGTCGCTGTTCGCCAGGCACTGGTACTGCGGCGCGGACCCCGGGAACGCCACGACCGTCAAGCTGCTCAGCAACTACCAGATGATGGCGGGGATCGCCGTCGTGGCCGAGGCGCTGGCCGCGGCCGAGGCGGCGGGGCTGGACCCGCGGCTGCTGCGCGAGGTGTTCTTCCCCCTGCCCACCATCGCCCCCGCGCTGCGCGACCGGCTCGGCCGCATGCTCGACGGCGACCACGACGGGTGGTTCACGACCCGGCTCGGCGCCAAGGACGTCCGCCTGCTCGCCGAGACGGCCGAGTCCCTGGGCGTCGTCCTGCCCATCGCCCGGCTGGTCGAGCGCCGCTACGAGGAGGCCGCGGCCCAGGGGCACCGCGACGACGACATCACGGCCGTCGTCGAGCTCGTCCGCCCCCGCGAGCCCTGA
- the recQ gene encoding DNA helicase RecQ, translating to MTSPDPGIRPGDALGVLNRVFGYPSFREGQQEIIEHVVAGGDALVLMPTGGGKSLCYQIPALVREGVGVVVSPLIALMQDQVDALMALGVRAGFLNSTQHPEDRRLVEQAFLAGELDLLYLAPERLRLESTLSLLARGEVSIFAIDEAHCVAQWGHDFRPDYLALSVLEERWPKVPRVALTATATEATRQEIAARLGLREARHFVASFDRPNIQYRIVPKNEPRRQLLKLLRQEHPGDAGIVYCLSRASVEKIAEFLVQNGIPALPYHAGLDSRTRAENQARFLREDGLVMVATIAFGMGIDKPDVRFVAHLDLPKSVEGYYQETGRAGRDGLPSTAWLAYGLSDVVQQRKLIDTSEGDDAHRRRLGVHLDAMFALCETIECRRARLLDYFGQQATTCGNCDTCLNPPKSWDGTIAAQKLLSTVFRLQRERGQKFGAGQIIDILLGRRTPKVAQFGHDSLTVFGVGTELSEAEWRGVARQLIAQGLLGVEGDYGTFVLTEASGDVLGRRREVLLRREPEKPARPMSASGARRPGEPDARGTGEPDALGLGDPDKPARAAKARRAASPAAELDEAATAVFERLRAWRAATAKEQGVPAYVIFHDATLREIAATMPSSLAALSEISGVGENKLAKYGDQVLATLTTSHPTQPTLDSDAS from the coding sequence GTGACTTCCCCTGACCCTGGCATCCGGCCCGGCGACGCGCTCGGCGTGCTGAACCGCGTCTTCGGCTATCCCTCCTTCCGCGAGGGCCAGCAAGAGATCATCGAGCACGTCGTCGCGGGCGGCGACGCGCTGGTGCTGATGCCGACCGGCGGCGGGAAGTCGCTCTGCTACCAGATCCCCGCGCTGGTCCGCGAGGGCGTCGGCGTCGTCGTCTCGCCGCTGATCGCCCTCATGCAGGACCAGGTCGACGCCCTCATGGCCCTCGGGGTGCGCGCCGGGTTCCTCAACTCCACCCAGCATCCCGAGGATCGCCGTCTCGTCGAGCAGGCGTTCCTCGCCGGCGAGCTGGACCTTCTCTACCTCGCTCCCGAGCGCCTGCGCCTGGAGTCCACGCTGTCGCTGCTGGCCCGCGGCGAGGTCTCGATCTTCGCCATCGACGAGGCCCACTGCGTCGCCCAGTGGGGCCACGATTTCCGTCCCGACTACCTCGCCCTGTCGGTGCTCGAGGAACGCTGGCCCAAGGTGCCCCGCGTCGCGCTCACCGCGACCGCCACCGAGGCCACCCGGCAGGAGATCGCGGCCCGGCTCGGCCTGCGCGAGGCCCGCCACTTCGTCGCGAGCTTCGACCGCCCCAACATCCAGTACCGCATCGTCCCCAAGAACGAGCCCAGGCGTCAGCTCCTCAAGCTCCTGCGCCAGGAGCATCCCGGCGACGCGGGCATCGTCTACTGCCTGTCCCGGGCCTCCGTCGAGAAGATCGCCGAGTTCCTCGTCCAGAACGGCATCCCGGCCCTGCCCTACCACGCGGGGCTCGACTCCCGCACCCGCGCCGAGAACCAGGCCCGCTTCCTGCGCGAGGACGGCCTCGTCATGGTCGCGACCATCGCCTTCGGCATGGGCATCGACAAGCCGGACGTCCGGTTCGTCGCCCACCTCGACCTGCCCAAGTCCGTCGAGGGCTACTACCAGGAGACGGGCAGGGCCGGGCGCGACGGCCTGCCCTCCACCGCCTGGCTCGCCTACGGCCTCAGCGACGTCGTCCAGCAGCGCAAGCTCATCGACACCTCCGAGGGGGACGACGCCCACCGCCGCCGCCTCGGCGTCCACCTCGACGCCATGTTCGCGCTGTGCGAGACCATCGAGTGCCGCAGGGCCCGCCTGCTCGACTACTTCGGACAGCAGGCCACCACCTGCGGCAACTGCGACACCTGCCTGAACCCTCCGAAGTCCTGGGACGGCACGATCGCGGCGCAGAAGCTCCTGTCCACGGTGTTCCGGCTCCAGCGCGAGCGAGGCCAGAAGTTCGGGGCGGGCCAGATCATCGACATCCTGCTCGGCCGGCGCACCCCCAAGGTCGCCCAGTTCGGGCACGATTCCCTGACGGTGTTCGGCGTCGGCACCGAGCTGAGCGAGGCCGAGTGGCGCGGCGTGGCGCGCCAGCTCATCGCCCAGGGCCTCCTCGGCGTCGAGGGCGACTACGGCACTTTCGTCCTGACCGAGGCCAGCGGTGACGTGCTCGGCCGCCGTCGCGAGGTCCTGCTGCGCCGCGAGCCCGAGAAGCCCGCCCGGCCGATGTCCGCTTCTGGCGCGCGCCGCCCGGGCGAGCCCGACGCCCGCGGAACGGGGGAGCCCGACGCGCTGGGGCTGGGTGATCCCGACAAGCCCGCCCGCGCGGCGAAGGCCCGCCGGGCGGCCTCGCCCGCCGCCGAGCTCGACGAGGCGGCCACCGCCGTCTTCGAGCGCCTGCGCGCCTGGCGCGCCGCGACCGCCAAGGAACAGGGCGTCCCCGCGTACGTCATCTTCCACGACGCCACCCTGCGCGAGATCGCGGCCACCATGCCGTCCTCCCTGGCCGCCCTCAGCGAGATCAGCGGCGTCGGCGAGAACAAACTCGCCAAATACGGCGACCAGGTCCTCGCCACCCTGACCACCTCCCACCCCACCCAACCCACCCTCGACAGCGACGCCTCATAG
- a CDS encoding alpha/beta fold hydrolase encodes MPQENIIPRDAGRAPRRRGLRAGRVLSAMAAVLIGLFAMTAGAGASTAQPEPSTGQARFSPIFTHGRVAVDGGSTLHYVRGGSGPAIVLLHGWPQTWWIWRNVMPQLARTHTVIAFDLPGLGDSTAQNGGYDKATTAKRIRQAVNKLGFRQVGLIGHDLGALIAYPYARDFPNEVTKLAVLETPLAGFGLENLYGISFHFKFNMAPAPVPETILDNDDVPAYLGFMFGFSQHPELVDKDTYYRAYADPAKRSAGYEYYRAFAADGTNNTANASRRLTQPVLALGGAASFGPGVADSFRLVADDVRPVVVPDSGHYIAEENSGYLTDCAELFFGPPTTTPPPASLAGCAP; translated from the coding sequence ATGCCGCAGGAGAACATCATCCCGCGCGACGCCGGGCGAGCTCCGAGAAGGCGCGGCCTGAGGGCCGGGCGCGTCCTCAGCGCCATGGCCGCCGTGCTGATCGGCCTCTTCGCCATGACCGCGGGCGCGGGCGCCAGCACCGCCCAGCCCGAGCCGTCCACAGGACAGGCGCGCTTCTCCCCGATCTTCACCCATGGCAGGGTCGCCGTGGACGGCGGCTCCACCCTGCACTACGTGCGCGGCGGATCCGGCCCGGCGATCGTGCTCCTGCACGGCTGGCCACAGACCTGGTGGATCTGGCGCAACGTGATGCCGCAGCTCGCGCGCACGCACACCGTCATCGCGTTCGACCTGCCGGGACTCGGCGACTCCACCGCGCAGAACGGCGGCTACGACAAGGCCACCACCGCCAAGCGCATCCGCCAGGCCGTCAACAAGCTCGGCTTCCGCCAGGTCGGCCTGATCGGCCACGACCTCGGCGCCCTCATCGCCTACCCCTACGCGCGCGACTTCCCGAACGAGGTCACCAAGCTCGCGGTCCTGGAGACGCCGCTCGCCGGGTTCGGCCTGGAGAACCTGTACGGCATCAGCTTCCACTTCAAGTTCAACATGGCGCCGGCCCCGGTCCCCGAGACCATCCTCGACAACGACGACGTGCCGGCCTACCTCGGCTTCATGTTCGGCTTCAGCCAGCATCCCGAGCTGGTCGACAAGGACACCTACTACCGGGCGTACGCGGACCCGGCCAAGCGCAGCGCGGGCTACGAGTACTACCGCGCGTTCGCCGCGGACGGCACCAACAACACCGCCAACGCCTCGCGCCGGCTCACCCAGCCGGTGCTGGCCCTCGGCGGTGCGGCGTCCTTCGGGCCCGGCGTCGCCGACTCCTTCCGGCTGGTGGCCGACGACGTCCGGCCGGTCGTCGTCCCCGACTCCGGCCACTACATCGCCGAAGAGAACAGCGGCTACCTGACCGACTGCGCCGAGCTCTTCTTCGGCCCGCCCACCACCACCCCGCCGCCGGCGTCCCTGGCCGGCTGCGCCCCCTGA
- a CDS encoding sulfite exporter TauE/SafE family protein yields the protein MEFDFTMAIGSFLVAIVVGLTGMGGGALMTPMLVTFFGVPPLTAVSSDLVAAAVMKPVGSLVHLRRGTVNLKLVGWLCAGSVPAAFCGVLLAKALGDGEDVQNVIQKALGVALLIAAAGLGIRGYLALRDRAQGRATPGASRTALPGEPAATDIPEVTIRPLPTVLVGIVGGLVVGMTSVGSGSLIIVALLALYPVLKANQLVGTDLVQAVPLVMSAALGHLFFGDFQLSVTAALLVGSIPGVYIGSRISSRAPGTLIRRALAFVLLASALKMFGVSTVATAWLLVGVLVATPLLWMFLRTRHGLPAFPWSAAATDAAAEDARSSVRPGDQ from the coding sequence GTGGAATTTGACTTCACCATGGCGATCGGGTCATTTCTGGTCGCCATCGTCGTGGGGCTGACCGGTATGGGTGGGGGCGCGTTGATGACGCCCATGCTGGTGACGTTCTTCGGCGTGCCGCCGCTCACGGCCGTGTCCAGCGATCTCGTGGCCGCGGCCGTGATGAAACCGGTCGGCAGCCTCGTCCACCTGCGCCGCGGGACCGTCAACCTCAAGCTGGTCGGGTGGCTGTGCGCGGGCTCGGTCCCGGCGGCGTTCTGCGGCGTGTTGCTGGCGAAGGCGCTCGGCGACGGCGAGGACGTCCAGAACGTGATCCAGAAGGCGCTCGGCGTCGCGCTGCTCATCGCGGCGGCGGGGCTGGGCATCCGGGGCTACCTCGCCCTGAGGGATCGCGCGCAGGGACGGGCCACCCCCGGCGCCTCCCGCACCGCGCTCCCCGGCGAGCCGGCCGCGACGGACATCCCCGAGGTGACCATCCGCCCCCTTCCCACCGTCCTGGTGGGAATCGTCGGCGGCCTGGTGGTCGGAATGACCTCGGTGGGGTCGGGTTCGCTGATCATCGTGGCCCTGCTGGCGTTGTATCCGGTGCTCAAGGCCAACCAGCTCGTCGGCACCGACCTGGTGCAGGCCGTGCCGCTGGTGATGTCCGCGGCGCTGGGCCACCTGTTCTTCGGGGACTTCCAGCTCTCGGTGACGGCGGCCCTGCTCGTCGGCTCGATCCCCGGCGTCTACATCGGCTCGCGCATCTCCTCCCGCGCCCCCGGCACGCTGATCCGCCGCGCGCTCGCGTTCGTCCTGCTGGCCTCGGCGCTGAAGATGTTCGGCGTCAGCACGGTCGCCACCGCCTGGCTGCTCGTCGGCGTGCTGGTCGCCACGCCGCTGCTGTGGATGTTCCTGCGCACCCGCCACGGCCTCCCCGCGTTCCCCTGGAGCGCCGCCGCCACGGACGCCGCTGCGGAGGACGCGCGAAGCTCCGTGCGCCCGGGCGACCAGTGA
- the aspS gene encoding aspartate--tRNA(Asn) ligase encodes MISRVLAADLPQHVGGRVRLAGWLHRRRDLKSVSFLVLRDRSGLAQIVLREPVPALAEETVIAVTGTVAANAQAPGGAEVTGPEIEVLSAPVAPPPFDLYRPVVGGTLPTVLDHAPVALRHPRLRAPFEIAAAGVAGFRAALDGLGFVETSTPKIVASATESGANVFGIDYFGAPAFLAQSPQFFKQALVGVFERVYEVGPVFRAEPHDTARHLAQYTSLDAELGFVTDHRDVMAVLTVAVAGMHAAAAERAGAALDLLGLTLPPVPEEIPSIHFADAQELLARHTGEDPRGEPDLAPAHERWLGEWARREHGSEFLFVTGYPMVKRPFYTHPDPSAPEFSQSFDLLFRGMELVTGGRRLHRHEDYVAALAARGEDPAPYAGYLAAFAHGMPPHGGFALGLERWTARLTGAANVRQTTLFPRDLHRLTP; translated from the coding sequence ATGATCTCACGCGTCCTCGCCGCCGACCTGCCCCAGCACGTCGGCGGCCGTGTCCGTCTCGCCGGGTGGCTGCACCGCCGGCGCGACCTGAAGTCCGTCTCGTTCCTGGTCCTGCGCGACCGCTCCGGCCTCGCCCAGATCGTGCTGAGGGAGCCCGTGCCGGCGCTCGCGGAGGAGACCGTGATCGCCGTCACCGGCACGGTCGCCGCGAACGCCCAGGCCCCCGGCGGCGCCGAGGTGACCGGCCCGGAGATCGAGGTGCTGTCGGCGCCCGTCGCGCCGCCGCCGTTCGACCTGTACCGGCCGGTGGTCGGCGGCACGCTGCCGACCGTCCTGGACCACGCGCCGGTCGCGCTGCGGCACCCGCGGCTGCGCGCCCCGTTCGAGATCGCCGCCGCCGGGGTGGCCGGGTTCCGCGCCGCGCTGGACGGGCTCGGCTTCGTGGAGACCTCCACGCCGAAGATCGTCGCCTCGGCGACCGAGTCGGGGGCCAACGTCTTCGGCATCGACTACTTCGGCGCGCCCGCCTTCCTCGCCCAGTCGCCGCAGTTCTTCAAGCAGGCGCTGGTGGGGGTGTTCGAGCGGGTGTACGAGGTCGGGCCGGTGTTCCGCGCCGAGCCGCACGACACCGCCCGCCACCTGGCGCAGTACACCAGCCTGGACGCCGAGCTGGGGTTCGTGACCGACCACCGGGACGTCATGGCGGTGCTGACCGTGGCGGTCGCGGGCATGCACGCCGCGGCGGCCGAGCGCGCCGGGGCCGCCCTGGACCTGCTGGGACTGACCCTGCCGCCGGTCCCCGAGGAGATCCCGTCGATCCACTTCGCCGACGCCCAGGAGCTTCTCGCCCGGCACACCGGCGAGGACCCGCGCGGGGAGCCGGACCTGGCGCCCGCCCACGAGCGCTGGCTCGGCGAGTGGGCGCGGCGCGAGCACGGCTCGGAGTTCCTCTTCGTCACGGGATATCCCATGGTCAAGCGGCCGTTCTACACCCATCCCGACCCGAGCGCGCCGGAGTTCTCGCAGAGCTTCGACCTGCTGTTCCGGGGGATGGAGCTGGTCACGGGCGGCCGGCGCCTGCACCGGCACGAAGACTACGTCGCCGCGCTCGCCGCGCGGGGCGAGGACCCGGCCCCCTACGCGGGGTACCTGGCCGCCTTCGCCCACGGCATGCCGCCGCACGGCGGGTTCGCCCTCGGGCTGGAACGCTGGACGGCCCGCCTGACCGGCGCGGCCAACGTGCGCCAGACGACCCTGTTCCCGCGTGACCTGCACCGCCTGACCCCCTGA
- a CDS encoding hemerythrin domain-containing protein, with protein sequence MDAIVLLKDDHKTVEGLFKKFENAGERAYKEKQRIVEQIVHELTTHAYIEEEIFYPAARAAVPETEDHVLESVEEHHVVVWMLSELQKLEPEDERYDAKVTVLIENVRHHVEEEEQEWFPKVREALGRNQLRELGERMEKAKAKAPADPLAVSSAHQ encoded by the coding sequence ATGGACGCCATCGTGCTGCTGAAGGACGACCACAAGACCGTCGAGGGCCTGTTCAAGAAGTTCGAGAACGCGGGGGAGCGCGCCTACAAGGAGAAGCAGCGGATCGTCGAGCAGATCGTCCACGAGCTCACCACGCACGCCTACATCGAGGAAGAGATCTTCTACCCCGCCGCGCGCGCCGCCGTCCCCGAGACCGAGGACCACGTCCTGGAGAGCGTCGAGGAGCACCACGTGGTGGTCTGGATGCTGTCGGAGCTCCAGAAGCTGGAGCCCGAGGACGAGCGGTACGACGCCAAGGTCACCGTCCTGATCGAGAACGTCCGCCACCACGTGGAGGAAGAGGAACAGGAGTGGTTCCCGAAGGTGCGGGAGGCCCTGGGACGCAACCAGTTGCGGGAGCTCGGCGAGCGGATGGAGAAGGCCAAGGCCAAGGCCCCCGCCGACCCGCTCGCCGTGTCCAGCGCCCACCAGTAG
- a CDS encoding zinc-dependent alcohol dehydrogenase family protein, translating into MAETMSAWVVERPGPMESRPLRHARLPVPEPGPGEVLVRVEACAVCRTDLHLAEGDLPPRRPGTVPGHEVVGRVAGHGPGAGRLAAGARVGVAWLRHTCGACRYCLRGLENLCPGSRYTGWDADGGYAEYTTAPEGYVYPLPEGVPAERLAPLLCAGIIGYRALTRADLPPGGRLGVYGFGASAHLTAQVAIAQGATVHVLTRSARARELALELGAASAGGAYDAPPEPLDSAILFAPVGDLVPVALRALDRGGTLAIAGIHLTDVPPLNYEEHLFYERAVRSVTANTREDGRAFLELAARRPLSVTTVPYPLDRAGEALADLAADQVNGAAVLRV; encoded by the coding sequence GTGGCGGAGACGATGAGCGCCTGGGTGGTGGAGCGGCCCGGGCCCATGGAGAGCCGGCCGCTCCGGCACGCACGCCTGCCCGTGCCGGAGCCGGGGCCGGGAGAGGTCCTGGTCAGGGTGGAGGCGTGCGCCGTGTGCCGGACGGACCTGCACCTGGCCGAGGGCGACCTGCCGCCGCGGCGTCCGGGCACCGTCCCCGGCCACGAGGTGGTCGGGCGGGTGGCCGGGCACGGCCCCGGGGCGGGCCGCCTGGCCGCGGGCGCGCGGGTGGGGGTGGCCTGGCTGCGCCACACCTGCGGCGCGTGCCGCTACTGCCTGCGCGGCCTGGAGAACCTGTGCCCCGGCTCCCGGTACACCGGCTGGGACGCCGACGGCGGCTACGCCGAGTACACCACCGCGCCGGAAGGCTACGTCTACCCGCTGCCCGAGGGCGTGCCCGCCGAGCGGCTCGCGCCGCTGCTGTGCGCCGGGATCATCGGCTACCGCGCCCTGACCCGCGCGGACCTCCCGCCGGGCGGCAGGCTGGGCGTCTACGGCTTCGGGGCCTCGGCGCACCTCACCGCCCAGGTGGCGATCGCCCAGGGCGCGACGGTGCACGTCCTCACCCGCTCGGCCCGCGCCCGTGAGCTGGCGCTGGAGCTCGGCGCGGCCTCGGCCGGGGGCGCCTACGACGCTCCTCCCGAGCCGCTGGACTCGGCGATCCTGTTCGCTCCCGTCGGCGACCTGGTCCCCGTGGCGCTGCGCGCCCTGGACCGGGGCGGCACGCTGGCGATCGCGGGCATCCACCTCACCGACGTCCCGCCCCTGAACTACGAGGAGCATCTGTTCTACGAGCGCGCGGTGCGCAGCGTCACCGCCAACACCCGCGAGGACGGCCGCGCGTTCCTGGAGCTGGCGGCGCGGCGCCCGCTCAGCGTCACCACCGTCCCCTACCCTCTCGACCGGGCCGGCGAGGCCCTGGCCGACCTGGCGGCGGACCAGGTGAACGGCGCGGCGGTCCTGCGCGTCTGA
- a CDS encoding ribonuclease HII, translated as MPTPRTPEDPSPETIPGLESTEGPTRAAPRREAGYEIERELRAAGSAVIAGVDEVGRGAWAGPVVVCAAVTDLSAPPELPGRGGRPVRLTDSKLLTRAHREAFAEALPCWLSCHAFGEAGAEEIDEVGMTEALRRAAERALASLPRRPDIVILDGAHDFLRGAWRVRCEVKADQRSVTVAAASVLAKVRRDRLMEALGAGHPAYGFAENAGYPSPAHQRALAESGPTPHHRLSWSYLDDLPAWRHLRKHRDPLAPSGQMTLL; from the coding sequence ATGCCGACCCCGCGCACCCCAGAGGACCCCTCCCCCGAGACCATCCCCGGTCTGGAGAGCACCGAGGGACCCACGAGGGCCGCGCCGCGCCGCGAGGCCGGGTACGAGATCGAACGGGAGCTGCGCGCCGCGGGGTCGGCCGTGATCGCCGGCGTGGACGAGGTCGGCCGCGGCGCGTGGGCGGGGCCCGTGGTCGTCTGCGCGGCGGTCACCGACCTGTCCGCGCCGCCCGAGCTGCCCGGCCGGGGCGGGCGTCCGGTGCGGCTCACCGACTCCAAGCTGCTCACCCGCGCCCACCGGGAGGCGTTCGCCGAGGCGTTGCCCTGCTGGCTCTCCTGCCACGCCTTCGGCGAGGCCGGCGCCGAAGAGATCGACGAGGTCGGCATGACGGAGGCGCTGCGCCGCGCCGCCGAACGCGCGCTCGCGTCCCTGCCGCGGCGGCCGGACATCGTCATCCTGGACGGCGCGCACGACTTCCTGCGCGGGGCGTGGCGGGTGAGGTGCGAGGTCAAGGCCGACCAGCGGTCGGTCACGGTGGCCGCCGCCTCGGTGCTGGCCAAGGTGCGCCGCGACCGGCTCATGGAGGCCCTCGGCGCGGGGCACCCGGCGTACGGGTTCGCCGAGAACGCCGGCTACCCCTCGCCCGCGCACCAGCGGGCGCTCGCCGAGTCGGGCCCGACGCCGCACCACCGGCTGAGCTGGTCCTACCTGGACGACCTCCCCGCCTGGCGCCACCTGCGCAAGCACCGCGACCCCCTGGCCCCGTCCGGCCAGATGACCCTCCTCTGA
- a CDS encoding Xaa-Pro dipeptidyl-peptidase, whose amino-acid sequence MLWAVGVTLALTATTGGVASAQAAPAIDVVNGRTRPVFSYADAIREHVSVETAVDSDGDGRKDRANVDIIRPRETDRGLKVPAIIDDSPYYDSVGRGNESERKRYDDAGRPVKFPLFYDNYFVPRGYAVLLVDMVGTNRSDGCPDVGAAADIAAGTAVIDWLNGRARAYGADGAPVTARWATGRAGMIGKSYDGTLANAVAATGVKGLETIVPISAITSWYRYRRMNGVRYSDDYMPWLADLVDTDPPAKCAATRQVLHDGQDDATGNYNAFWDERNYLSGSLADVGKVRASVFAVHGIGDLNVKPDQFGTYWQALARRGVPRKLWLSQYGHVDPFDYKREEWIDALHGWFDRWLYKIDNDAARGPKADLQLASGQWVKLPDWPSRSLDVPLWLRPGEEGQGGGLGLRPAPQGSTLSFTDDPSQTEDRMVSDPTAASPNRLVFLTPPLKRAVRFSGTPVVDIRAKLDRTDANLTALVVDYGDDLRVDHYAPAGGIRTLAEESCHGDSTADDDGCYRRTETAMATRPLEIVARGWLDAGNRRSLTTTETLTPGKDYRFSWSTLPADYVVQPGHRLAVILAASDLTQTVPDQPAAATVTVDLAASKVWLPLASVEAVQDAAPPATLEFAPAPEQWRGPKDVVLPKQSRDFF is encoded by the coding sequence TTGCTCTGGGCCGTCGGCGTCACTCTCGCGCTGACGGCCACCACGGGCGGCGTGGCGTCCGCCCAGGCCGCCCCCGCGATCGACGTCGTGAACGGCAGGACGCGACCCGTCTTCTCCTACGCCGACGCCATCCGCGAGCACGTCAGCGTCGAGACCGCCGTCGACAGCGACGGCGACGGCAGGAAGGACCGCGCGAACGTCGACATCATCAGGCCCCGCGAGACCGACCGGGGCCTCAAGGTGCCGGCCATCATCGACGACAGCCCGTACTACGACAGCGTCGGGCGCGGCAACGAGTCCGAGCGCAAACGGTACGACGACGCGGGCCGCCCGGTGAAGTTCCCGCTGTTCTACGACAACTACTTCGTGCCCCGCGGGTACGCCGTCCTGCTGGTCGACATGGTGGGCACCAACAGGTCCGACGGCTGCCCGGACGTGGGCGCCGCCGCCGACATCGCCGCGGGCACGGCCGTGATCGACTGGCTGAACGGCCGGGCCAGGGCCTACGGCGCCGACGGGGCCCCGGTGACGGCGCGCTGGGCCACGGGCAGGGCCGGAATGATCGGCAAGTCCTACGACGGCACGCTCGCGAACGCGGTCGCCGCCACAGGGGTCAAGGGCCTGGAGACGATCGTCCCCATCTCCGCGATCACGAGCTGGTACCGCTACCGGCGCATGAACGGCGTGCGGTACAGCGACGACTACATGCCCTGGCTCGCCGACCTCGTGGACACCGACCCGCCCGCGAAGTGCGCGGCGACGCGGCAGGTGCTGCACGACGGCCAGGACGACGCGACCGGCAACTACAACGCGTTCTGGGACGAGCGGAACTACCTGTCCGGCAGCCTCGCCGACGTGGGCAAGGTGCGCGCCAGCGTGTTCGCCGTGCACGGGATCGGCGACCTGAACGTCAAGCCCGACCAGTTCGGCACCTACTGGCAGGCCCTGGCCAGGCGCGGGGTGCCCCGCAAGCTGTGGTTGTCGCAGTACGGGCACGTGGACCCGTTCGACTACAAGCGCGAGGAGTGGATCGACGCCCTGCACGGCTGGTTCGACCGCTGGCTGTACAAGATCGACAACGACGCGGCGCGCGGCCCGAAGGCGGACCTGCAGCTCGCCTCCGGCCAGTGGGTGAAGCTGCCCGACTGGCCGTCGAGGTCGCTGGACGTGCCGCTGTGGCTGCGCCCCGGCGAGGAGGGTCAGGGCGGCGGCCTCGGCCTGCGTCCCGCTCCCCAGGGTTCGACGCTGAGCTTCACCGACGACCCGTCCCAGACCGAGGACCGCATGGTCTCCGACCCCACCGCCGCCTCTCCGAACCGGCTGGTGTTCCTCACCCCGCCGCTGAAGCGGGCCGTCCGGTTCTCCGGCACTCCGGTCGTCGACATCCGCGCCAAGCTGGACCGGACGGACGCCAACCTCACCGCCCTGGTGGTCGACTACGGCGATGACCTGCGCGTGGACCACTACGCCCCCGCGGGCGGCATCAGGACGCTCGCCGAGGAGAGCTGTCACGGCGACAGCACCGCCGACGACGACGGCTGCTACCGCCGCACCGAGACCGCGATGGCCACCAGGCCCCTGGAGATCGTGGCCAGGGGATGGCTGGACGCCGGCAACCGGCGTTCGCTGACGACCACGGAGACGCTGACCCCCGGCAAGGACTACCGGTTCTCGTGGAGCACGCTGCCCGCCGACTACGTCGTGCAGCCGGGGCACCGGCTCGCGGTGATCCTCGCCGCGAGCGACCTGACGCAGACGGTCCCCGACCAGCCGGCGGCGGCCACGGTGACCGTCGACCTGGCGGCGAGCAAGGTGTGGCTGCCGCTCGCCTCGGTCGAGGCGGTCCAGGACGCCGCGCCGCCGGCCACGCTGGAGTTCGCGCCGGCGCCCGAGCAGTGGCGCGGGCCGAAGGACGTGGTCCTGCCGAAGCAGTCGCGCGACTTCTTCTGA